A portion of the Saimiri boliviensis isolate mSaiBol1 chromosome 1, mSaiBol1.pri, whole genome shotgun sequence genome contains these proteins:
- the NOTO gene encoding homeobox protein notochord, which yields MGRAKPSPRPPGSLPPAPSGTRVRPPRSGPSRSPALGSPTAQNTPRTPGRFQSAFSVEAILARPDPLAPAAVWLSGSACAHPHLRSASSPCTAQGLSWPCQASWLPAYLSVSLYPLCSPRPMPGPRVAPVCGLRGLGVTGLELAHCSRLWAFPGWAPTEDLQDTERQQKRVRTMFNLEQLEELERTFVKQHNLVGKKRAQLAARLNLTENQVRVWFQNRRVKYQKQQKLRAAKAAAEAASLDEPSSSSSASIQSDDAESGVES from the exons ATGGGCCGCGCCAAGCCCAGCCCCAGGCCGCCAGGCAGCCTGCCGCCCGCTCCCTCAGGCACTCGGGTCCGGCCTCCGCGCTCTGGCCCTAGCCGTTCTCCGGCGCTCGGGTCCCCCACGGCCCAGAACACGCCCCGCACTCCCGGACGGTTCCAGTCCGCCTTCTCCGTCGAGGCCATCCTGGCGAGGCCCGACCCCCTCGCGCCGGCTGCCGTTTGGCTGTCAGGCTCCGCCTGCGCCCACCCGCACCTCAGGTCGGCGTCTTCTCCGTGCACTGCCCAGGGTCTGTCCTGGCCGTGCCAGGCATCGTGGCTGCCTGCCTATCTGAGCGTGAGTCTCTACCCGCTGTGCTCCCCGCGCCCCATGCCGGGGCCGCGCGTGGCTCCCGTCTGCGGCCTGCGGGGCCTCGGCGTCACAG GCTTGGAGCTGGCTCATTGCTCAAGACTCTGGGCCTTCCCAGGCTGGGCCCCAACGGAGGACCTACAGGACACAGAGAGACAGCAAAAGAGAGTCCGAACTATGTTTAACTTGGAGCAGCTGGAAGAGCTGGAGAGAACGTTTGTAAAACAGCACAATCTGGTGGGGAAGAAGAGAGCCCAGCTGGCAGCTCGGCTCAATCTTACGGAGAACCAG GTGAGAGTCTGGTTCCAGAACCGCAGGGTGAAGTATCAGAAGCAGCAAAAGCTGAGGGCAGCAAAAGCTGCTGCCGAGGCTGCCTCCCTGGATGAGCCTTCGAGCAGCTCCAGTGCCAGCATCCAGAGTGATGATGCCGAGTCAGGAGTGGAGAGCTGA